One region of Quercus lobata isolate SW786 chromosome 2, ValleyOak3.0 Primary Assembly, whole genome shotgun sequence genomic DNA includes:
- the LOC115960226 gene encoding uncharacterized protein LOC115960226: protein MESSGAIGQRWNVTTVFVSAQWARRPSKPHDDTLPHDDTLVVNLRIGAYDVKRVLVDQGSGVEIIYPNLNNGLNLKPKDLTAYDSSLVSFDRKVVIPKSQIRLPVQAGLEVVRVDFIVVDAYSPYTAIVARPWLHALRAVSSTLHLKVKYFSGDQIEELIGS, encoded by the exons ATGGAATCATCTGGAGCAATTGGTCAGAGATGGAATGTTACAACAGTTTTTGTATCGGCCCAATGGGCAAGGAGACCAAGCAAG CCGCACGATGATACTTTGCCGCACGATGATACTTTAGTGGTCAACCTCAGGATAGGAGcgtatgatgtgaagagggtgTTGGTAGATCAAGGTAGCGGTGTAGAGATCATTTATCCTAACTTAAACAATGGGTTGAACTTAAAGCCTAAAGATTTAACGGCCTATGATTCATCTTTGGTAAGCTTCGATAGGAAAGTTGTCATTCCAAAAAGTCAGATTAGACTGCCCGTGCAGGCAGGTTTAGAGGTAGTGAGGGTGGACTTCATTGTAGTGGATGCTTATTCCCCCTACACCGCCATTGTGGCAAGGCCCTGGCTCCATGCCTTGAGAGCCGTTTCGTCCACCTTGCATTTGAAAGTTAAGTATTTTTCCGGGGATCAGATTGAGGAACTAATTGGGAGCTAG